One Vicia villosa cultivar HV-30 ecotype Madison, WI linkage group LG5, Vvil1.0, whole genome shotgun sequence genomic window, TTGTATATGGAATCTGGATTTATCGGACGACGTAAGTAGAAGGAATATTGGAGTTGTCAGGATTAAGGAGAGCGGTTGACACAAAGTAGTAATATCCAAATTGTCAAGGTGTGGATGGAGACAGCTaaaacccccaggattttgattggacgaagtgaaattctctaagtcttggtaatagcaagggaaatccaaataggattgagtaggagccGTGTAAgggagattctccgaaggtgttgagctgtgaattagtaggattcagtactgatgatgctgtCGGTGTTGGGTGTgactgatgagctgataggacagaataaccTTTGGAAGTAAGGACATAGAAGTCAGACCATTCTCTGATTGCGCTGGTatggacagtaattggatggatgaagtgttagatcctgatccaacttgaagtaccctaagcgagagtagttacctagtagatgttggtggaatgtatgGGTGTGGTAGCTTAAGATTGGCGAAGCTTGAATACCTTGTCGGGGAAGAGGGCATGCATTTCCATTctcatcattttatatttaagttctagaactacgctagatggaatatgaaatgatgtagaagcgtgaaatgcagtgacctaagctcttgttagttgttgtttgtctgaccctgagtgaagccatagaactacgcttggcgttgggcgttcaggcgagtaggaactaagatctatctggaacatcagtaggatgatcgcagttgagCCGAATGTTAGGAACTATGatattcctatctggactgaattatccttggaatctcatgcatgcgtgggaagAGAGGGTACGCGTcctgcatggtaatccgaagttgaacttcaatcttcgtgcttggcgttttggctttccgagtaagtaaccttggtgtgtagcactctcaggttttagcatcctggggagtgtgattcgaaggactttaggaacgatgagcctattggaagcctgttcagacacttgtcggttgtgataATAGGATACTCGTGTGggtcattatacgccactgaggtagtttACCTGGATACATTGCCTCGGAGTTAGAcaaccatgttggtactaccagacgggtataatgccacagtatcgctatcgtgcacaaagATGCGTGAGCCATCTTTTtctgacatgtgtgggacaaaggtgatctgaagcttaaggtagaattctgatttggcactcgtgagacacatATCCAGACTCTCATAACGTATGTGGGATGAGGATCCATACGTCACGCTCGATAGTAGAAgaataactagacaggcgatggtgtgatggatcaagatccaatactatacttatggagactctgagtgatcgtgatcgcaTGAGTTAGTATCTGATTGTACCTTAGGGATGTTCTCGTTTCGTGGAGTGTTAAGTTGGCATTTTtccatgagtgtctagagtggaACTTATGTGCGgccatgatatcctggtcagcatagtgaatggctatcatgtaccattagcgaccggtgatggaatatgcgaaTTGTGTCCTGGACTAGttcgatgtgtgatgtgtctggtaaagtattgctagatactctgaatggagaagtgttaatcttggtaaggcatggacattttggtttgagaactgctaaggagtttataaaAGAGACgttcgaagtgcaaagtgcaatttcttgcattgtggctacactcagaccgttggaagcactgcaatgaaggatgcagccacTGAGGAAGGCAGTTcagtgtctgattcagaggtggaacatacgttagatgactgtgtgaatggagtgtggctatgggaggatcgtcatatcagtaagtcgcacgagttatcagaggcgatactacgctaagagaatgaaggtgtacggttggggtagaagttgtgtaaaactgctagagttatcatgaactgcaatatgtcgtgaaggattcgatataccggttgagcaacaagatTTGTAGGAATGATAGACATAGCAGTTATACACTATGGgaatcagtgacaaggacgaacctctaagtctGTGAGTGTTTGGGTTTCTATGTCCTGAGGATGAAATatgtacctaagttgtggtagataaACTGTagggaatggcagagtaagtagaagcttgattcttGAGAGTATGCAACTCTGACGAGTAGTAGTTGATGATGGACGTATATGGAGACCTGgaacgtgttgtaattggacaactgtggataaggaattattgtgtaataaaggaaactaagtgaattatggatataacgtgactccgaggatttcaaggtgtgtgacttgttggaatcagagtagcgcaacggatcaaggaagaatcagataagtctgaggtaaGACTGAACGGACTATTcgtaggattttatgttgggattaaagtatcttcctaaggggAAATTTTTGAAGCGACGTTTTGTTCATTCCAGTCTCTCAAGGATTACTATAAACTCATGAGGTGTTGTCAATGAACCAGCTTGGGAATATACTTCGTGGATGACATGTGGTCCAATGTTAGTAGATCATCAGTTGAGCTTGTAAGCAACAAGGGTTTGATATAGTATCGTGACCGCTGGAATACTGAAGGCTAGTAAGGACATTCAGTTGGCACAAGTTCTTTATGGTTAAGCCTTGTGCACTATGATCATGCAGGAAGACTTggacaatggttacaggtcagctGTGGAATTTCACTTCTcatcagtagaatcttgtgtgAAGTTGATAGatgtcaaggctatagttgcaagatgttaCAACTTCGTGGTTTGCGgtgacagttgttatgtctaaactggagtaagggttaaagtaagaagaatcagttgtataagtaaaggtaaaCTTGGGACAACCATCCTAACACCTTGGAAACCAGAAGTTAGGACCAAGAAAATTGGCTAATGCCTAACATCATCGTATGGACTTCTGTGGAGAATAATTTGGAGTGCCGTCATAGAAAGGAATATTGTGGCAAGAATGCTTGgatgggaagtaattcaaggagcctGAGTGAATCAGTAAGTTTGTTGGACAAGAGTGAGCACAACAGAGTTTGTATAGCAGATATCCAGcatgagtggattattagagtttttgaagttttggagattcagTGCAGAGTAGTGAAAGTCAAGGACCCTGGAAGAATCTTTTCTTAGgtatgtcaagacgaagtatctgAAGAGACGTGTTACTTGATggttaaggtttctaatcatgtatagCGGGATGCAAGTATTTTGGCAGATTACGTTTCCTCGTACCGAATGAtcctcagacagagtagtgagattatctaaGGACGAATGTGAGTAACATCCTTTCCCCTGATTGGAGAGATACGAAGGGTTGGTTTTCGTGATGAacggaaggaattcgaggacgaattctatttaagggggggagaatgtaataccctgaCTCTCTAAACccaataattatcatttaaatggTTAAGTGATGATTAGAAGGCATATTGATATTGGATTATATTAATCTAAGAAGGATTATTAAGGAAAAGTTTcatgtggaatggttagaatCTAATGACATAGTTAGAATATGACTACATGGCATTGTTGTAAATATGAACAAGTTGCAGGATATAATGGACCTTGATCTCTATTGCATGATCATAAGGGCATGTTTGGAAGGTTAGTGTTTCTAAGTCAGATTTTTACAACTAAAGTGGAGAGAGTTTAGAAGAGAAGCTCATGGATGTCACCTTCAAGACTCATTTTCGTACACAATGGACAGCTTCCACTAAAacaggtataactctcaactcgtaactccgatcgtaacgattccggtcccattggaaagctaacgaatttctcttcgatttgcacctatggttcgcatttatagcttctgtttcgaaggagaaatctgaccttgaagttgtgtcagtgatgCTGAAAGTGGTACAAGAGtggatacgggtttgatgaagatgaagtggaACTTTGTCTATGGTGGGAGTGCAATGGCAGCAAAGAACATGATCTCAACCTCcattttagcaaggtgagtcctttagatagaacttgggtaggatttggggaaaaatgcatgtcaagggtttagattgagATGAACATATTGCATGCTTAAGTGAATGATAAAATATGTTTCCATGATGATAATGTATGCTTTGGGTGATTACAATATGTTGGAATTCGTTTATGGATTGTATGTGAAGCTGGGCATTATTTGGATAGGTTTGGCACTGGTTTAGAAgctttaaaatgcagaattttgggTTCTGcaggtgaagtaaccggttacttggatgaggtaaccggttacctgggagCGAAAGTGAGAAAAATGGATTCTGggctgaagtaaccggttacttgaaatgaagTAACCCGTTACTCTGCATGCTGAGCAGAATTTTTagaatttcgaaaattcataactcccaCTTCGTATATCCGTTTGGCGCGTACcatatatcgttggaaagctagcgacgtgtactttctaattaaataggtccccaaaccagaattattgatttaataatagtggaGCCCCACTTAGTAAATCAACGGATTAGCAtgggaacttatgtctttaccaattgaataATAATTCTTATGTTAAGCAAGGCATAGTAGTTTATTGCTTattgtgatgtgatatccataattgagaatgttatgccattatgttttatacatgaaaatcctgctaacaccgtcgttttggttaaacgatcggtattgattgtattgtgtgattgacgcttgttatgcgtgtggtatgctagaatcgaagtagacccggtactaagttacgattcggaccgtgggtcctggagttgtccgtgggactgccctgatcatggatcccagaggcacatacctgaactaccgttgcagtgtgcttgtgagtgccgtacggggctttttactcacttgctgtatacacactcgcgtgctcggtatgatggcgttatgcggctaagtaagcctacgcataacaggtaaaccatctctagtgatgccatgtaggctacatcattaggttcctacccggatgggctcatgcgtcgagacggcgtgttgcacttgctgttaacaccacgtgcgtacagatggttaatgggacggtgtcgcctcttaggcaaggtcatctcgcagccatgtaggcttgtgcgaacccatttaatcattcttgcagggtgcttgtgcaagtctcttgacaaataggcatgggtgaacccaccgagggtgtgttagtagCTTAGTCTAGcggtattaacgtacttctggattccccatacACGGGTATGGGTTATGGCATACGtggttgttatactatttgtatacttgtgatatgatgactcctatggtggacgaatcatgtgtttgctccgtatttgtaccggatgcgaggataaaccccggatcaatggtggattcggttttgttgatgcatgtaccctgtagaaccgagtggacccataggataggaggactcactgagatttagtaatctcatcccaatcaacttatttttttttcAGGTGCGGTTTAGTAGCGTTTGACAGGTAACAGGTTTGGAATGAAGACAacgaagtggtgatggctcggagacctcgtcagatctcatctttccgctgtgcagatccatgaagacacatgttttgtaattgttaatatgattccatgttgtattcatatggatcatcttgtatcttagcttttgtatgtactcaatatcaattttaacgtttcatgcataatatactagtcagttatgtatggggtgttacatctaaCACTTACAATGTCTGTGATGGTTTTCCACAGTTTTTGAGACATTTGGATGAATTATAGGATCCTCTATAATTGCATGAGTCAGTACAACCAGATTTTGAAGCGATGTATGTAGGCCAGTATCGCCCAATGCTCTGTCCGTTCACCCAAGCTTCGCCTTTTCCCATCCCCGTGAAGTCAATTGCAACCGGGTTTCTTCCAGAAGGGGCAACAAATTTCGTCTAATATAACACATATCATCATTAGTTAGCTGAAGAAAAACTCGAGAATTTTAATAAATACTCTATTCTTAATAAGATTACCTTGTACCAAGTTAAAGGTTGATTTGTAGGTAAGGTGGATTGTGAATTCCACTGTCCAACACTTCCACTAGACAGACCTAAATCTTCACCTTGAAGTCCAACCTGAAAACggaaaaatgaaattaatttcCCCAAAACTCAAAAGGAGAAACAAAAGCAGGCCTTAAGTTAATCCTAGACTAACCTGATATGTCCACCGATGGGACGAGAGATCGATGGTACTGCCATTTTTTAAACCTTTCAATATTACCGGACCAGTGATCCCTGCGCCCACTCTGTCATAAAATGCTCCATAGTTCTATGGTGTTTAAAATCCACATTAGCCgataaataataaaaaccatGATTTTGTTGTCGTAGATGACCAATTATGTActttataagaaaatataaacCTGTAATCCCACTGTTAAACTAAGGAGATCAATTGTGTTCTTTCCAGCTACAAGTGTAATAGGGATGTCCACCTTCACCTTAGCCTTTCCTTTGTTTCCTGTTCCACTACCTGAAAAAGTTCTCGATAATAACATATCGATATATTAGTAATAATGTATCTATTTataatcttttcttttattaCCTGCAAGTTTTCCGTTTATAAAAGCATGAAGGGCATGACCAAGGGATTTAATGTGAAGAACAGGTTGAGCACCAGCATTATCTTCAACAACAATGCTTCAAAACAAATTGAAAAAGGTTAACACGCGAGGCGAAGAAGCGCAAGTCAAAATAAAGCAACTCATATACCTTAATGAGTACCACAAGTAGTCACTTCTATCGGCCGTCGTGTTTATTTGTTCAAGTAGTCCATATTTTGAGAATGCATCAGGCTTTGAAATACCGACTGGTTCACTAATCCAACTCCATCTCGAACTTGAACTGTCCAAAGAATCAACCTCTTCTTTTAAAGATTCAGTTGCAAAGCTTGAAGTCATAGACATGGAATTAATCTGTAGTACAAAAAATAACTTTAGTTTATGATACTTACTTTGCGAACAAGAAATAGATTGAAGTTTAAAATTCGGTCTAGTAAATACAACTATATACCTTTGCAGTATTAAGAATAACACTTCTGCAATCTGGCAAGATGCTCACAGACCATCCAGGCAAATGATATGAATTGCCATTAAAAGTTACCGTTGAATCGGTCATACCGATGTTAGCAAGGAAGGCGACACATACATCTCCTGTCTTGTAAACTGCAGTCTGACATTGAATAATAAAAAGAGATATAACAAAACCAATCACGTCGCTGAATATTTTATACCTTGAACAAGCAAACTGTGATCAAAACTTTCAAGGGCCTCTTATTTATTACCTCTAGATTTGGACCCGGAGATGTAATTGTTGGATCAGTAGCTATCAATGCTTCTTCACAAAGCTTTATGGCCTTATGCAAATCTTTAAGATGACCCCATTTGGGCTGTCTAATTATTCCTGCATCAAGAAGTAacacattttatatttttctacaTTTCTATACCATCAAAATAAGTATGATAGTCGAAAGATTGCATACCGTACTCATCAATGGGTGCATCATAATCATAACTAGTGGAAACGAACGGTCCGCCAGTTGTCCGGCCAAAGTTAGTCCCTCCATGGTACTGATTCAGAGCAAGCAATCAAGAGAAGTTGTGGTATCAGTAGGTTTACTATCGCAGAAAATAGCGTATTATTACGTAACAATAATGATTTTTTCAAATTCCGCTATGCTATGCTATAGCTCCTTTATTTGACAACACTAACTACATGTGAGGTTACATTACCATGTAGTAATTCTGAAAAGTTCCACCACGCTGAAAAAAGCGTGCCACAGCAAATGCAAGATCTTCCACAGGTCTATAAGGCACAGcctctccaaatgcaaaaaaccTGTGGTTTGAAAGAATTTTTAGATCATATTTTGAGTATGCCATTCAAATAACTATAAATGATTTAAATAGAAAAGGTCCCTACTAACCATCCACTATAATTCTCAGTCCAAGTTTTCGGTTTCTTGTCTGAGTTTGGCGTGAATTGATCACAGTAAAATCCATTGCACGCGTTAATCTGTGAGCATTTAAGATAGAATAGTACAGAACTTAACAATCAAGTTGGAAGATTGTAGACATCAGTTGCATGTCTTAATCCCTTTCTTGTTAGAGTTTTGTGAAGGTAGATAATCCAGCAAAACGAAACCGTGTGATAAGCACCGAGCGACCTTATTTTTTCACAaaatcacataaaacataaactgCATAAAACTGTGGATAGCTAAAAGGAGAAAACATACAATTGGATCAGGCGCGTTTACTTGCTGGCACATAACCCAGGGAACACCTGTATCAAGAGATGTAGCTATTGATGCTGCCCAATTGATGTAAGATTTACCAGCAGGACCATAGTGTATATCAACGTTTCCATACTCATTTTCAATCTGGCATAACAAATAACTAAGCCATAATTTccccgaaaaaaagaaaaattagtaTGATTTAAAGAGAATGAAACCTGAGATAAAATGATTGGTCCTCCTTGTGATGCATAGAGCTTCTCTCGCTTCATCAAGTCCACAATCTTCGCAGTAAACCGCTTCATTTCTGCCTTGAATGGTTCATTATCAGTTCTGAACTTAATCCCCGGAATAAAATGCAACCAAAGAGGGAAGCCACTGTTTAAGAATCAAAAAGAAATTAAAGCCAAGGATTAGATACTAATATGAAACTCTCCTTAAAAATGATACATTGAAAAGACCGATTTTACCCATAATTCCATTCCGCACACGCGTAAGGACCGATCCGGAGATGAACATATAGACCTGCTGTTGCAACTGCCTTCACAAATCCAACCAAATCCCCCCTACCTTCAAAATTATACTGCCAAGCCAAAATATGTAATCCATCATTAATTTTGAAAACTCACAAAATGCAATGTAAAAGACAGAAGAACAATATGAGAGTGAAAAGATAATGAAAAAGAACAGAACCTGGCCTCGAACGGGTTCGTGTAAGTTCCAGAAAACATAAGTCTCAATGACATCAATTCCTCCATCTTTGGATTTCTGAATAAGGTCCGGCCACATCTACAATCACAACAATTCTACCATTGTTAAGTTCAAACATCAAACACAAATTGATTAAATAGTGCATATTTACAAGCACAGACACCAGACACGTCACTAGCATACCGATACTAGTTTGGAAAAAAATTGAACTGACTAAATGTAAACATTTCAGACACAATGCATCTGTGCTACATAGGTGTATGTATATACACAAACATAAAGATAAAGAGACCTGTGGAGTGCTACGAGGATAATGAACGGAACCAGAAATGAGGACCCTTCGTTTGCCATCAATAACCAATGCTCTATGATCATAGGTAACATTGGCACAAAAACAAGCAGGAGCATAAACACCAAGAAACCAAAGCAAAACCAACACAACCTGTGTCAATCTCATTATCTTTTTTGGGTTTAGTTTAGGAACATACTTTAAACCAACACAAGCTAATGAAGAATGATTTCACCTATGTTCTTGTATTCAAAGGCCCAAGTTCTAGTTTTTAAGACACACTTATCTTCAAGTAAATAATGCAATAAAAATGACCTCGGGTTTGGAATACAGTTcacaagaaaaaaacaaaatagaaatataaaatgtggtgttttctaaaaacaaaaataaaataaaaatttctaGAAATAGAGTTGCTTTAATAGTACAAAAGAATATCTCGCACAAGAATGGCTGGCTAGTTGGAATTATTGTTCACTTTGTGTTGTCTTTTCTATCACATGCTTGTAAGTGTAAGAGGTTGTTGTCTAACTGCTTtgtgaaaaaagataagaatattcatacaaaaatagtttaaaatgtataatgataGTGTATTATTATGATTGAAACATATACTATAGTTACACAAATTCTTATGAGTACATCTAAAATATGCAAATGAAAAAAATGGTCAGTGTCATGGTCGACGGTCAGATCTGGTGGGGTCTTCTTCCTATGATTCTTGCCTACCCTGCCACTGTTTTGTCTCATTTTAGTAGGCTATGTAATGGATTTTATTAACGGGGTGCCGTAGTGAAATTGACTGTTTTAAACAAGTTATTTTATTCAGTTAATAATTTAACAGTTGATATCATATCAGTTTATATACCGTGTAGGCATTCTCTAttattatgaaaatttctttacccacctccttatg contains:
- the LOC131601904 gene encoding beta-galactosidase 8-like isoform X2; the encoded protein is MRLTQVVLVLLWFLGVYAPACFCANVTYDHRALVIDGKRRVLISGSVHYPRSTPQMWPDLIQKSKDGGIDVIETYVFWNLHEPVRGQYNFEGRGDLVGFVKAVATAGLYVHLRIGPYACAEWNYGGFPLWLHFIPGIKFRTDNEPFKAEMKRFTAKIVDLMKREKLYASQGGPIILSQIENEYGNVDIHYGPAGKSYINWAASIATSLDTGVPWVMCQQVNAPDPIINACNGFYCDQFTPNSDKKPKTWTENYSGWFFAFGEAVPYRPVEDLAFAVARFFQRGGTFQNYYMYHGGTNFGRTTGGPFVSTSYDYDAPIDEYGIIRQPKWGHLKDLHKAIKLCEEALIATDPTITSPGPNLETAVYKTGDVCVAFLANIGMTDSTVTFNGNSYHLPGWSVSILPDCRSVILNTAKINSMSMTSSFATESLKEEVDSLDSSSSRWSWISEPVGISKPDAFSKYGLLEQINTTADRSDYLWYSLSIVVEDNAGAQPVLHIKSLGHALHAFINGKLAGSGTGNKGKAKVKVDIPITLVAGKNTIDLLSLTVGLQNYGAFYDRVGAGITGPVILKGLKNGSTIDLSSHRWTYQVGLQGEDLGLSSGSVGQWNSQSTLPTNQPLTWYKTKFVAPSGRNPVAIDFTGMGKGEAWVNGQSIGRYWPTYIASKSGCTDSCNYRGSYNSSKCLKNCGKPSQTL
- the LOC131601904 gene encoding beta-galactosidase 8-like isoform X1, with product MRLTQVVLVLLWFLGVYAPACFCANVTYDHRALVIDGKRRVLISGSVHYPRSTPQMWPDLIQKSKDGGIDVIETYVFWNLHEPVRGQYNFEGRGDLVGFVKAVATAGLYVHLRIGPYACAEWNYGGFPLWLHFIPGIKFRTDNEPFKAEMKRFTAKIVDLMKREKLYASQGGPIILSQIENEYGNVDIHYGPAGKSYINWAASIATSLDTGVPWVMCQQVNAPDPIINACNGFYCDQFTPNSDKKPKTWTENYSGWFFAFGEAVPYRPVEDLAFAVARFFQRGGTFQNYYMYHGGTNFGRTTGGPFVSTSYDYDAPIDEYGIIRQPKWGHLKDLHKAIKLCEEALIATDPTITSPGPNLETAVYKTGDVCVAFLANIGMTDSTVTFNGNSYHLPGWSVSILPDCRSVILNTAKINSMSMTSSFATESLKEEVDSLDSSSSRWSWISEPVGISKPDAFSKYGLLEQINTTADRSDYLWYSLSIVVEDNAGAQPVLHIKSLGHALHAFINGKLAGSGTGNKGKAKVKVDIPITLVAGKNTIDLLSLTVGLQNYGAFYDRVGAGITGPVILKGLKNGSTIDLSSHRWTYQVGLQGEDLGLSSGSVGQWNSQSTLPTNQPLTWYKTKFVAPSGRNPVAIDFTGMGKGEAWVNGQSIGRYWPTYIASKSGCTDSCNYRGSYNSSKCLKNCGKPSQTL